The Desertibacillus haloalkaliphilus genome includes a window with the following:
- a CDS encoding MFS transporter encodes MTLGNSMLIPILPTMQSRLDLTQFQVSLTITVFSIAAAVAIPILGYLSDRFTRKAIILPSLILYGLGGLLAGAAAAWFTNAYLWIIAGRTMQGIGAAGTTPVAMALTGDLFKGGEQSKVLGLVEASNGFGKVLSPIVGSLLALLVWYAPFFAFPIFCVVSILLTWIFVKEKTKKKEPPPVGKYLKGLFTVFKHEGRWLMTAYLAGATCLFTLFGILFYLSDVLETQYDIDGVLKGCILAIPLLIMMITSYITGSKIGKNHKLMKKLIVLGLFLMTASFATLVLFTKIVPFIAVLAVSSIGTGLVLPCLNSFITGSVGKARRGFVTALYGSVRFLGVAAGPPIFGLLMGWSRTGMFLSTAGLTLIVAILCMLLIQVKEKSEDEDGETLFTKIQLNTE; translated from the coding sequence ATGACGCTCGGGAATTCAATGTTGATCCCAATTCTACCGACAATGCAAAGCAGACTAGATTTAACACAATTTCAAGTTAGCTTAACGATTACTGTTTTTTCAATTGCGGCTGCGGTTGCGATACCCATACTAGGCTATTTATCTGACCGCTTTACTCGAAAAGCAATCATACTCCCATCTCTAATCTTATACGGATTAGGTGGTCTTTTAGCTGGGGCTGCTGCTGCATGGTTTACAAATGCGTACCTTTGGATCATCGCTGGACGAACAATGCAAGGCATTGGTGCGGCCGGAACAACCCCAGTTGCAATGGCACTTACAGGCGACTTGTTTAAAGGGGGCGAGCAGAGTAAAGTCCTTGGACTCGTTGAAGCATCGAATGGTTTTGGGAAAGTACTATCACCAATTGTCGGCTCGCTTTTAGCGTTACTCGTTTGGTATGCCCCTTTTTTTGCTTTTCCAATATTTTGTGTCGTTTCAATCTTATTAACGTGGATCTTTGTGAAGGAGAAAACGAAAAAAAAAGAACCACCCCCTGTTGGCAAATATTTAAAAGGGTTGTTCACCGTCTTTAAGCATGAAGGTCGTTGGTTGATGACAGCCTACTTAGCAGGGGCGACCTGCTTATTCACATTATTTGGAATCCTATTTTACTTATCAGATGTGCTAGAAACCCAGTACGATATTGATGGTGTACTAAAAGGATGTATCCTAGCCATCCCATTATTAATCATGATGATTACATCCTATATTACCGGTAGCAAAATCGGCAAAAACCATAAATTAATGAAAAAGTTGATCGTACTTGGATTATTTTTAATGACAGCATCATTTGCAACCCTTGTCTTATTTACAAAAATCGTTCCATTTATCGCCGTTTTAGCTGTTAGTAGTATAGGAACCGGTTTAGTCCTCCCTTGCTTAAACAGTTTTATTACCGGATCAGTAGGTAAAGCAAGACGGGGATTTGTCACAGCGTTATACGGATCTGTCCGTTTTTTAGGTGTGGCAGCTGGACCGCCCATTTTTGGCTTACTCATGGGATGGTCGCGTACAGGAATGTTTTTATCAACTGCTGGCTTAACTTTGATTGTTGCGATTTTATGTATGCTGTTAATCCAAGTCAAGGAAAAGTCTGAAGACGAAGATGGAGAAACATTATTTACGAAAATACAATTAAATACCGAATAG
- a CDS encoding tripartite tricarboxylate transporter permease yields the protein MEGILQLLEWHHLLMLVIGVLLGIIVGALPGLTPTMGVALCIPFTFSLPATDGLILLGGIFCGSVFGGSIPSILFNVPGAPASVATTFDGYPMAQQGKARKALELATISSATGGLVGMLLLLFFAPILTAFSLQFGPAQTLWIAIFGIAVIAAISEGSITKNFIGGGIGILLAMIGISTFTGTARFTFGSDALIGGLHIVAVLIGLFAFPQALRLIEDLTSRLRANHTMKTDSKSTIRQSFKDVFRRPKAVSIGSGVGAFIGMIPGAGGNIASILAYNEAKRFSKNKQSFGKGNKEGVIASESANNALVGGSLVPLLTLGIPGSPTAAIFLGGLLIHGIWPGSHLFVENASVAYVFLYSMIAAQLALLVLGLASIRFVSKLAHIPAYFMAPVILSFCIIGAFTTQNSLFDVYTVVIVGMAMYFLHKFNFSAAPIALGFILGPIAEEGLLQGLQIGSASGSMWAFFFGGWWNIILIGFVVLTIALSIKQQLKQRKQRRKTHKGSLHLKHFVSFHASLVLFPLVLTLAGFYYVLQLPFEQRLLPQITLLAMIMLLAIEYGKAVLTPSKFEAKLINVPSLLFISWICLISLSTNILGFYMQVILLMISVPLYVYIQKKDGCANLSKIVIVATLFTAAMYLVFTTFIRAPLPIYPFFIDYFL from the coding sequence GTGGAAGGCATTTTACAACTCCTTGAATGGCATCACCTCTTGATGTTAGTGATAGGAGTTTTGCTTGGTATTATCGTCGGTGCCCTGCCTGGACTTACCCCTACAATGGGAGTCGCATTATGTATCCCGTTTACGTTTTCATTACCAGCGACTGATGGGTTGATATTACTAGGTGGGATTTTTTGTGGAAGTGTATTTGGTGGTTCCATTCCCTCGATTTTATTTAATGTTCCTGGAGCACCAGCCTCGGTCGCAACCACCTTTGATGGCTATCCAATGGCACAACAAGGCAAGGCGAGGAAAGCGCTTGAATTAGCAACGATTTCATCAGCTACAGGTGGATTAGTTGGCATGCTTCTCCTATTATTTTTTGCTCCGATACTTACAGCCTTTTCACTTCAGTTCGGACCTGCGCAAACCCTTTGGATTGCCATTTTTGGAATCGCTGTTATTGCTGCCATTTCCGAGGGTTCTATCACGAAAAACTTTATTGGTGGCGGCATCGGAATCCTTCTAGCGATGATTGGCATTAGTACATTTACTGGGACAGCTAGATTTACCTTTGGCTCAGACGCTTTAATTGGCGGGCTTCACATTGTTGCCGTTCTCATTGGCTTGTTTGCCTTCCCGCAAGCCCTTCGCTTAATTGAAGACCTAACTAGCCGCTTGCGCGCAAACCATACGATGAAAACAGATTCAAAATCAACGATCAGGCAATCGTTTAAAGATGTGTTCCGACGTCCAAAAGCGGTATCAATTGGAAGTGGCGTCGGTGCTTTTATCGGGATGATTCCTGGGGCTGGGGGCAATATAGCCAGCATTTTAGCGTACAACGAGGCAAAACGTTTTTCTAAAAATAAACAGTCGTTTGGTAAGGGGAATAAAGAAGGCGTCATTGCATCTGAAAGTGCAAACAATGCCCTTGTCGGGGGTTCGCTTGTTCCCCTACTTACACTAGGGATACCAGGCTCGCCAACAGCAGCGATTTTTCTTGGAGGCTTACTTATTCATGGGATCTGGCCGGGTAGTCACTTATTTGTTGAAAATGCCTCTGTCGCCTATGTCTTTCTCTATAGTATGATTGCAGCTCAGCTCGCCTTGCTGGTCTTAGGATTGGCATCTATTCGCTTCGTATCAAAGCTTGCACATATCCCCGCCTACTTCATGGCACCTGTAATTTTATCATTCTGTATTATCGGAGCATTTACAACACAAAATAGTTTATTTGATGTCTACACTGTAGTAATCGTCGGCATGGCCATGTACTTTCTCCATAAATTTAATTTTTCAGCAGCACCAATTGCACTTGGGTTTATCCTTGGTCCAATTGCTGAGGAAGGATTACTGCAAGGCCTTCAAATTGGCAGTGCGAGCGGTTCGATGTGGGCATTCTTTTTTGGGGGCTGGTGGAACATCATTCTCATTGGATTTGTCGTATTAACGATCGCCCTCTCGATTAAACAACAACTTAAACAACGTAAACAAAGACGAAAAACCCATAAAGGGTCACTACACTTAAAACATTTTGTCTCGTTTCATGCGTCACTCGTTCTGTTTCCTTTGGTTTTAACACTTGCTGGCTTTTATTATGTTTTGCAACTCCCATTTGAACAGCGACTTTTGCCACAAATCACTCTGCTAGCAATGATTATGTTACTAGCCATCGAATACGGGAAAGCGGTTTTAACCCCATCAAAATTTGAAGCAAAATTAATAAACGTACCATCACTTTTATTTATCAGTTGGATCTGCCTCATTAGTTTATCAACAAACATTCTTGGGTTTTACATGCAAGTGATCTTGCTGATGATCTCTGTACCACTATATGTGTATATTCAAAAAAAAGATGGGTGTGCCAACCTCTCTAAAATTGTCATCGTCGCTACTCTTTTTACCGCTGCGATGTATCTCGTCTTTACAACCTTTATTCGGGCCCCACTTCCAATCTACCCGTTTTTTATTGATTACTTTCTTTAA
- a CDS encoding class I SAM-dependent methyltransferase: MDKMNFLQGFLRSPFEVGSVIPSSKTMVKRIGDFVQQEQPKTIVELGAGTGVFTQELKAYSDKQDAHLHVFEKDEKMRTNLKHQFPQLSLHEDALQLPDTLEQLELNGVDCIVCGLPFSLFPKSKTEELFKHIHANLNEGGCFMMYQYSTHMKKRLIELFDDVSIHYVLLNIPPAFVYFCKKY; the protein is encoded by the coding sequence ATGGATAAAATGAATTTTCTGCAAGGCTTTTTACGTTCCCCATTTGAAGTCGGTAGCGTTATTCCTAGTTCAAAGACAATGGTGAAGCGAATCGGCGACTTTGTTCAGCAAGAACAGCCGAAAACAATCGTCGAATTAGGGGCAGGCACTGGCGTATTTACGCAAGAACTTAAAGCATATAGTGACAAACAGGATGCTCACTTACATGTCTTTGAAAAAGATGAAAAGATGCGAACCAACCTAAAACATCAATTCCCACAGCTATCCCTACATGAAGACGCCTTACAACTACCTGACACACTAGAACAACTAGAATTAAACGGTGTTGATTGTATCGTTTGCGGATTACCATTCTCCTTATTTCCAAAGTCAAAAACCGAAGAATTATTCAAACATATCCATGCCAACCTAAACGAAGGTGGTTGCTTTATGATGTACCAATACAGCACACATATGAAGAAGAGGTTAATTGAGTTATTTGATGATGTTTCCATTCACTATGTCTTACTAAATATTCCGCCAGCCTTTGTTTATTTTTGTAAAAAGTACTAA
- a CDS encoding tripartite tricarboxylate transporter substrate binding protein, translated as MNIIRASMLSLLFVMLLVVVGCSSDERESTDRYPEKSIELVVAFSPGAATDTQARIVGKYAQEYLGEELVIVNRPGGGGQVGWNHFSNVNPDGYVLSAYNLPHIITQPLVGQTSFEIDTFEPIVNWGWDPTVFAVRSDSSITDLEGFVEKAKASPGEITIGNAGQFVGQHLAILLFEDAAGVELEDIPFQGAADAIASLLGGHTDVVSGNLSDMYRLGEDVRILAVATEERHEFIPDVPTFAELGFSEVVMSTDRGIAARQGTPESIIQYLEDGFMELLQDEGFLAEMEQAGVDLLIMDREETIAEFETRTEQYQELLNSIDIE; from the coding sequence GTGAACATCATACGTGCTAGTATGCTTTCATTGCTATTTGTGATGCTCCTTGTCGTTGTAGGGTGCTCGTCAGACGAACGTGAGTCAACCGATCGTTATCCGGAAAAGTCAATTGAGCTAGTCGTTGCCTTTTCACCTGGTGCAGCAACCGATACACAGGCTAGAATTGTCGGCAAGTATGCCCAAGAGTATTTGGGAGAAGAGTTAGTGATTGTGAATCGACCGGGGGGAGGAGGTCAAGTCGGCTGGAATCATTTTTCAAACGTTAATCCCGATGGATACGTACTGTCTGCGTATAATTTGCCACACATTATTACACAACCGTTAGTTGGGCAAACCTCGTTTGAAATCGATACATTTGAACCGATTGTCAATTGGGGGTGGGATCCAACGGTATTTGCTGTACGAAGTGATAGTTCCATTACAGATCTTGAAGGTTTCGTTGAAAAAGCAAAAGCATCACCTGGTGAGATTACAATCGGTAATGCAGGGCAATTTGTTGGACAGCATTTAGCCATTTTACTCTTTGAAGATGCAGCAGGTGTGGAATTAGAGGATATCCCATTCCAAGGTGCAGCAGATGCGATTGCGTCATTACTCGGTGGTCATACAGATGTGGTCTCTGGTAATCTTTCTGATATGTATCGCTTAGGTGAAGACGTACGTATACTTGCGGTTGCAACCGAAGAACGACATGAGTTTATCCCTGATGTGCCAACGTTTGCTGAGCTTGGATTTTCGGAAGTGGTCATGAGTACGGACCGTGGAATCGCTGCACGTCAAGGGACACCGGAATCAATTATTCAATACCTCGAAGATGGATTTATGGAATTACTTCAAGACGAAGGTTTCCTTGCAGAGATGGAACAAGCGGGTGTTGATTTATTGATCATGGACCGGGAAGAAACGATTGCTGAATTTGAGACTCGAACCGAACAATATCAAGAATTACTAAATTCAATTGATATTGAGTAG
- a CDS encoding sodium:solute symporter family protein, producing the protein MKTVELSIMIIYLLFLIGLGLYSQRRISNSGSGVDDYYVAGRSIGTGVNSLAMLAALGSGGSFMAGAGTIWNLGFPFLAWMTVGSIVGFAISSILVAKPLRQSRKFTVSEFINDRYGGAFFKMAIPIVIIIGSAMYLMSQMTAGGLIASYVTGLTYEWGLIIIVLVFIFYVSLGGMLAVTWTNVLQGAMMVFLIAAIIFGAITNLPMPWSEFVVSATNENPALGAVGVTVPIAAYIGAFVTWAAAVCVTPHLVMRIFTATDVRSAKLSLNISMLIYGLLMLGAALIIVPFIPLLGTSVLESHASDMWMLLIADQFFGPVVMGIITAGIMAAVMSSTDALLLAVSSAFAYDLYKGVINPKASQKKILRVSMMFTWVIGIVVMLLTLNPPAFLIVLYTAAVGFMVSALFSPLVLGIWWKRANRTGAIAGLVVGATSFFVSFFVLTLPYNSEILVSLPLSLITMMVVSKLTEQPSQEMIDKMKDYHSDPSLS; encoded by the coding sequence TTGAAGACCGTTGAATTATCGATCATGATTATCTACTTACTGTTTTTAATTGGGTTAGGGTTGTATTCACAACGACGAATTTCCAACTCAGGTTCGGGGGTTGATGACTACTATGTAGCAGGTAGAAGTATAGGCACAGGCGTTAATTCCCTAGCGATGTTAGCTGCGCTCGGGAGTGGTGGTTCATTTATGGCCGGAGCAGGTACCATTTGGAACTTGGGTTTTCCATTTTTAGCATGGATGACGGTCGGTTCAATTGTTGGGTTTGCAATTTCGAGTATATTAGTCGCCAAGCCGTTACGGCAATCACGAAAGTTTACTGTATCTGAATTCATCAATGATCGTTATGGGGGAGCCTTCTTTAAAATGGCTATTCCGATCGTCATTATTATTGGTTCAGCGATGTACTTAATGTCACAGATGACAGCAGGTGGCCTAATTGCATCTTATGTGACAGGTCTTACCTATGAATGGGGTTTAATCATCATTGTACTCGTATTTATCTTTTATGTCTCACTTGGTGGGATGCTAGCAGTTACGTGGACGAATGTCCTCCAAGGTGCGATGATGGTATTTTTAATTGCTGCTATAATTTTTGGTGCGATAACGAACCTGCCAATGCCATGGTCCGAGTTTGTTGTAAGCGCTACCAACGAGAACCCAGCACTTGGAGCTGTGGGAGTGACTGTTCCAATTGCAGCTTATATTGGGGCATTTGTAACATGGGCGGCAGCAGTTTGTGTTACTCCTCATTTGGTGATGAGAATTTTTACCGCAACTGATGTGCGCTCTGCCAAATTATCGCTAAATATCAGTATGTTGATCTATGGATTACTGATGCTGGGGGCAGCATTAATTATTGTTCCATTTATCCCTTTGTTAGGCACGTCTGTATTAGAAAGTCATGCTTCGGATATGTGGATGTTATTGATTGCTGATCAGTTTTTTGGTCCAGTTGTTATGGGAATTATTACGGCTGGAATCATGGCAGCGGTGATGTCATCAACAGATGCGTTGTTATTAGCGGTTAGTAGTGCCTTTGCTTATGACTTATATAAAGGTGTGATCAATCCAAAAGCAAGTCAGAAGAAAATTTTACGAGTATCAATGATGTTTACATGGGTGATTGGGATTGTTGTGATGTTGTTAACGTTAAATCCACCTGCCTTTTTGATCGTTTTATATACGGCTGCTGTAGGTTTTATGGTGTCGGCGTTGTTTAGTCCATTAGTACTTGGTATCTGGTGGAAGCGAGCAAATCGAACCGGTGCGATTGCAGGTTTGGTGGTCGGAGCGACTAGTTTTTTTGTCAGTTTCTTCGTTTTAACACTACCATATAATTCCGAAATTCTCGTTTCACTTCCGCTTTCTCTCATTACAATGATGGTTGTATCGAAACTCACGGAACAACCGTCACAAGAAATGATCGACAAAATGAAAGACTATCATTCAGATCCATCTCTATCTTAA
- a CDS encoding ATP-dependent Clp protease ATP-binding subunit gives MRCQKCQTKQANVKLTMNINGQMKQLQLCSTCYAEIQQGMKKPSGIGFFGNNFDQMFEGFIQPPHGFEQTQHSEQMQAGQGSGGVLEDLGQNLSNGAKAGLIDPVIGRDKEVNQVIKILNRRNKNNPVLIGEPGVGKTAIAEGLALKIAEGDVPTKLANKEIYLLDVASLVANTGIRGQFEERMKQLISELKSRKNVILFVDEIHLLVGAGSAEGSMDAGNILKPALARGELQVIGATTLKEYRQIEKDAALERRFQPVMVKEPTVEESVDILKGLQPKYEQYHDIRYSDEAIQACVQLSHRYIQDRFLPDKAIDLLDEAGANLNLEQSEMNSDDIETRLAEITKEKDKAAEAEDYERAANLRTQELQLQQKLNNADEDVKKLVVEVAYIQEIIEEKTCIPVGKLQEDEQSKLKNLAERLDSKVIGQEGAVQKVAKAIRRSRAGLKAKTRPIGSFLFVGPTGVGKTELTKCLAEELFGTKDAYIRFDMSEYMEKHSVSKLIGSPPGYVGHEEAGQLTERVRRNPYSIVLLDEIEKAHPDVQHMFLQIMEDGRLTDSQGRTVSFKDTVIIMTSNAGTGEKKVTVGFGQDGETDAVSTLEALSSYFKPEFLNRFDAIIPFNELKEEHLVQIVELMLTDLNNNVKEEGLSIVVSEDAKMKLATLGYDPRFGARPLRRVIQEKIEDKIADVLIDEEDVSTISVDFKDNEFVVKNSYKR, from the coding sequence ATGCGTTGTCAAAAATGTCAAACGAAACAAGCAAATGTCAAACTGACAATGAATATCAATGGTCAAATGAAACAACTTCAACTATGTAGCACATGTTATGCAGAGATTCAACAAGGGATGAAGAAGCCATCAGGAATTGGTTTCTTTGGAAATAACTTTGATCAAATGTTTGAAGGATTTATACAACCACCACACGGCTTTGAGCAAACGCAACATTCTGAGCAAATGCAAGCTGGACAAGGGTCAGGTGGTGTCTTAGAAGACTTAGGTCAAAACCTGTCAAATGGTGCAAAGGCTGGATTAATCGACCCAGTCATTGGTCGAGATAAGGAAGTAAATCAAGTCATCAAAATTTTAAATCGACGCAATAAAAATAACCCTGTTTTAATAGGTGAGCCTGGTGTAGGGAAGACAGCGATTGCTGAAGGATTAGCACTCAAAATCGCAGAAGGTGATGTTCCGACTAAGCTTGCTAATAAAGAAATCTATTTACTAGATGTTGCTTCACTTGTTGCGAACACAGGTATTCGCGGTCAATTTGAAGAACGAATGAAACAATTAATTTCAGAGCTAAAAAGCCGTAAAAATGTGATTCTGTTTGTCGATGAAATTCATTTGTTAGTCGGTGCAGGGTCTGCGGAAGGTTCAATGGATGCAGGGAATATTTTGAAACCAGCACTGGCTCGTGGGGAATTACAAGTGATTGGTGCAACAACGTTAAAAGAGTATCGCCAAATTGAGAAGGATGCAGCACTTGAACGCAGATTCCAGCCTGTCATGGTGAAAGAACCAACCGTTGAAGAGTCTGTTGATATTCTTAAAGGCTTACAACCTAAGTATGAGCAATACCATGACATTCGTTATTCAGATGAGGCGATCCAAGCATGTGTTCAATTGTCACATCGTTATATTCAAGATCGCTTCTTACCAGATAAAGCGATTGACTTACTTGATGAGGCGGGGGCAAACCTTAACCTCGAACAATCAGAAATGAATAGCGATGATATTGAAACACGTTTAGCAGAAATCACAAAGGAAAAGGATAAAGCGGCTGAAGCTGAAGATTACGAGCGTGCCGCTAACTTACGTACCCAAGAGTTACAGTTACAACAAAAGTTGAATAATGCAGATGAAGATGTGAAAAAGCTTGTTGTTGAGGTTGCTTATATCCAAGAAATTATTGAAGAGAAAACGTGTATCCCGGTTGGAAAGCTACAAGAGGACGAACAAAGCAAGCTGAAAAACTTAGCCGAACGTCTAGATAGTAAAGTGATTGGTCAAGAGGGTGCGGTACAAAAAGTAGCGAAAGCGATTCGTCGAAGCCGAGCGGGCTTAAAAGCAAAAACACGACCAATTGGATCATTCTTATTTGTCGGACCGACGGGTGTCGGGAAAACAGAATTAACGAAATGTTTAGCTGAAGAATTGTTTGGGACAAAAGATGCTTATATTCGCTTCGATATGAGTGAGTATATGGAGAAACACTCTGTCTCTAAATTAATTGGTTCACCGCCTGGCTATGTCGGCCATGAGGAAGCGGGACAATTAACAGAGCGAGTGCGCCGAAATCCTTATAGTATCGTCCTATTAGATGAAATTGAGAAGGCACATCCGGACGTTCAACATATGTTCCTACAAATTATGGAAGACGGTCGTTTGACCGATAGTCAAGGACGTACGGTAAGCTTTAAGGACACGGTTATTATTATGACAAGTAATGCTGGTACGGGTGAAAAGAAAGTCACTGTTGGCTTTGGTCAGGACGGCGAAACGGATGCAGTGTCAACACTTGAAGCACTAAGCTCGTACTTTAAACCTGAATTTTTAAACCGATTTGATGCAATCATACCATTTAACGAATTGAAAGAAGAGCATTTAGTACAAATTGTTGAACTTATGCTTACTGATCTTAATAACAATGTTAAAGAGGAAGGTCTGTCAATTGTCGTTTCAGAGGATGCTAAGATGAAGCTAGCAACACTTGGTTATGACCCTCGTTTTGGGGCTCGACCACTTCGTCGCGTCATTCAAGAAAAAATTGAAGATAAGATTGCCGATGTTCTCATTGATGAGGAAGATGTGTCAACGATTAGTGTAGACTTTAAAGACAATGAATTTGTAGTTAAAAACAGTTATAAACGATAG
- a CDS encoding YitT family protein: MKIETINYYLIITLGGAIQGLAMAIFLFPHAIPSGGSGGLAVLLNYWFQLPIGFALWLVNFSLLIVAVKWLGNMSAIGTMYAITVTSVSINLYNTHLPEIGGFVWIDLLTGAILLGIGVGLLLRIGVSNGGMGVLALVYSTYRGGPPGKPLFFMNGAIFLLTASMIAWEIVIQAVICQLISTRVVDGICRVKLDLPISVAVTRRTRK; encoded by the coding sequence ATGAAAATTGAAACGATTAACTATTATTTGATCATAACATTAGGAGGGGCCATTCAAGGGCTAGCAATGGCGATATTTCTCTTTCCACATGCGATTCCATCGGGAGGCTCAGGTGGACTTGCTGTCTTACTAAACTACTGGTTTCAACTTCCGATTGGATTTGCGTTATGGCTAGTGAACTTTTCATTATTAATAGTAGCGGTTAAGTGGTTAGGGAATATGAGTGCAATTGGCACGATGTATGCCATTACGGTGACATCGGTATCCATTAATTTATACAATACACACCTGCCAGAAATAGGGGGATTTGTTTGGATTGATTTGTTGACTGGTGCGATTTTATTAGGGATAGGGGTTGGCTTGTTACTGAGAATTGGTGTGTCAAATGGGGGAATGGGTGTGTTGGCGCTCGTTTATTCAACGTATCGGGGTGGACCACCGGGGAAACCATTATTTTTTATGAACGGAGCCATTTTCCTATTAACAGCATCGATGATTGCGTGGGAAATTGTTATCCAAGCGGTGATATGTCAATTGATATCAACGAGAGTTGTCGATGGAATTTGCCGTGTTAAGCTTGATTTGCCAATTTCAGTTGCTGTCACTCGACGAACTAGAAAGTAA
- a CDS encoding class I adenylate-forming enzyme family protein, whose amino-acid sequence MKNWPTGVSKELTYRLGKKPLHEYVRENARQTPNKIAYIFYGKEVTWQELDDQADRLAQFLVSQGIQKGDRMGLYMQNCPQYVISHYAVQKIGAIVCPLNPMYKEAELEYLINEIGARGVIAAQELSPMIINLRDKAPTLELIITTNYADYLPPTPTLPLPSELKLEKSIPEQTYDFQKIISDYESLTNHEQIDIDDVALMVFTSGTTGRPKGAMLTYENALFKTAASVHVNGVRGDDRWLAVMPLCHIAGMVMGVNIPVYSNTPCVLLTRFEPETVISAIEQYQVSVWHSIAPMNAGLLNVPGIKERNLSSLRKNLATSFGTPVTAELAEQWKQVTGGCQMYEAAYGLSETHTCDTFMPPDRVKFGSCGIPVYETDLRIVDLDTGEGLPPGKHGEIVIKNPGVFKGYWNRPDATKETLREGWVYTGDIGHISEDGFLYFNGRVKEMIKCSGYSVFPEDVEALMMDHPAIAQVAVIGVPDEVRGESVKAVIVPNKDYVENVTEDDIIEWAKQKMAAYKYPRYVEFRESLPATSAGKVLRRLLKEPSNQ is encoded by the coding sequence ATGAAAAACTGGCCAACGGGAGTTTCTAAAGAGTTAACGTACCGATTAGGAAAAAAGCCGTTACATGAATATGTTCGAGAGAATGCTCGCCAAACCCCAAATAAGATAGCCTATATTTTTTATGGTAAGGAAGTAACATGGCAAGAGCTAGATGATCAAGCCGACCGCCTGGCACAATTTTTGGTTAGTCAGGGAATTCAAAAAGGCGATCGAATGGGTTTATACATGCAGAATTGCCCCCAGTATGTCATTTCGCATTATGCCGTTCAAAAAATTGGTGCAATTGTTTGCCCTCTAAACCCTATGTATAAGGAAGCGGAACTCGAATATTTAATCAATGAAATAGGTGCAAGAGGGGTGATTGCAGCCCAGGAATTATCGCCAATGATTATCAACCTAAGGGATAAGGCACCTACTTTGGAGTTAATCATTACAACCAACTATGCCGATTATTTACCTCCAACACCCACATTACCACTTCCATCCGAACTAAAGTTAGAAAAATCTATTCCTGAACAGACGTACGACTTTCAAAAAATCATATCAGACTACGAGTCACTAACAAACCATGAACAAATCGACATCGACGACGTTGCATTAATGGTCTTTACATCAGGAACAACAGGGAGACCGAAAGGAGCGATGTTGACCTACGAGAATGCCTTATTTAAGACAGCAGCCTCCGTGCATGTCAATGGTGTGAGAGGAGATGACAGGTGGTTAGCCGTTATGCCATTGTGTCATATTGCTGGGATGGTCATGGGTGTCAATATTCCCGTTTATTCAAATACCCCGTGTGTCCTGCTCACTCGCTTTGAACCAGAGACAGTGATTTCCGCAATTGAACAGTATCAAGTGAGTGTTTGGCACAGCATAGCACCGATGAATGCCGGGTTACTGAATGTTCCAGGTATTAAAGAACGTAACTTAAGTTCATTGCGAAAGAATTTAGCAACGAGTTTTGGAACGCCTGTCACTGCCGAGTTAGCGGAACAGTGGAAACAAGTCACAGGAGGATGCCAGATGTATGAGGCAGCCTATGGATTAAGTGAAACACATACGTGCGATACATTTATGCCTCCTGATCGTGTAAAGTTTGGTAGCTGTGGGATTCCGGTCTATGAGACAGATTTACGGATTGTTGACCTTGATACTGGTGAAGGTCTTCCTCCAGGAAAGCACGGTGAAATTGTTATTAAAAATCCAGGGGTTTTTAAGGGATACTGGAACCGGCCAGATGCAACGAAAGAAACATTGCGAGAGGGCTGGGTGTATACCGGTGATATCGGACACATCAGTGAGGATGGATTTTTATATTTTAATGGTCGAGTGAAAGAGATGATCAAGTGCTCTGGTTATAGTGTCTTTCCAGAAGATGTTGAAGCACTAATGATGGATCATCCGGCAATTGCACAAGTAGCCGTCATTGGCGTCCCAGATGAAGTAAGAGGTGAGAGTGTTAAAGCGGTCATTGTACCAAACAAGGACTATGTAGAGAACGTGACTGAAGATGACATTATTGAGTGGGCCAAACAGAAAATGGCTGCCTATAAATATCCTCGTTATGTGGAGTTTCGAGAGAGTCTGCCAGCGACTAGTGCTGGAAAAGTTTTACGGCGATTATTAAAAGAACCTTCTAACCAATAA